One part of the Sus scrofa isolate TJ Tabasco breed Duroc chromosome 8, Sscrofa11.1, whole genome shotgun sequence genome encodes these proteins:
- the LOC100515676 gene encoding LOW QUALITY PROTEIN: 40S ribosomal protein S14 (The sequence of the model RefSeq protein was modified relative to this genomic sequence to represent the inferred CDS: inserted 5 bases in 3 codons; substituted 1 base at 1 genomic stop codon), with protein sequence MAPHKKKEKREEQVISLGPQVAEVENAFGXCHIFSSSSDTFVHVTDLSGKETICCVAGGMKVKADGDESSPYAAMXATQDVAQRHKEQDLTALHIKLRATGGHRTKTPGLGAQXSLRALTHSGMKTGLLRXCHPIPSDSTCRKGGRHGCHL encoded by the exons ATGGCACCtcacaagaagaaagaaaagagggaagaacaGGTCATCAGCCTTGGTCCTCAGGTGGCTGAAGTGGAAAATGCATTTGG GTGTCACATATTTTCATCCTCCAGTGACACTTTTGTCCATGTCACTGACCTCTCTGGCAAGGAAACCATCTGTTGTGTGGCTGGTGGGATGAAGGTGAAGGCTGATGGAGATGAGtcatctccatatgctgcca tGGCCACCCAGGATGTAGCTCAGAGGCACAAGgagcaggacctcactgccctCCACATCAAACTCAGGGCGACAGGAGGACACAGGACCAAGACCCCTGGACTAGGGGCCCAGTGATCCCTCAGAGCCCTCACTCACTCAGGAATGAAGACTGGGCTACTGAG ATGTCACCCCATCCCCTCTGACAGCACCTGCAGGAAGGGGGGTCGCCATGGTTGCCATCTGTGA